In one window of Zingiber officinale cultivar Zhangliang chromosome 11A, Zo_v1.1, whole genome shotgun sequence DNA:
- the LOC122032183 gene encoding disease resistance protein RPM1-like isoform X2, whose protein sequence is MEAAFISLLINKLGEIAVGQAQSRCSLLLLQHTTPPLDQIHARVERITGEFKVMQAFLEGSNWSTAAATNKPLEAWIEQVREVAFKIEDIIDEYLYLVGRQRERTWKNCLMAPSDLCFNLAKAWRGIDSRLEKLETDLSELTSRRDRYGLTISSNDDRAKNSETNNTYHYRAYSPMLTDEDDLVGIEVNKSKLLSWLTNADTCRKMTTIAVWGMGGHGKTTLVANVYRNDAVKSHFDCQVWITVSQTYGVEELLKSMIQEIFKGKKEPVPNGVTTMQQLELFDIIKESLQRKKYIIVLDDVWHVDLWTDISHLFVDTNNGSRLIVTTRMLEVARMANDEHIMKLQQLDEKDAWILFC, encoded by the exons ATGGAGGCTGCTTTCATCTCCCTACTGATCAACAAGCTCGGCGAAATTGCAGTCGGCCAAGCGCAGAGCAGATGCTCTCTGCTACTGCTGCAGCACACAACTCCACCTTTAGATCAGATTCATGCTCGGGTGGAACGAATCACCGGCGAGTTCAAAGTGATGCAGGCCTTCCTCGAAGGCTCTAATTGGTCGACTGCTGCTGCTACTAACAAACCACTCGAGGCTTGGATCGAACAG GTGAGGGAGGTGGCCTTCAAGATAGAAGACATCATCGATGAGTACCTCTATCTGGTTGGAAGACAACGGGAAAGGACATGGAAGAATTGTCTCATGGCACCATCTGACCTTTGTTTCAATCTTGCTAAGGCTTGGCGTGGTATTGATTCTCGGTTAGAAAAGTTGGAGACAGATCTTTCTGAACTGACAAGCAGGAGAGATCGATATGGTTTAACAATAAGCAGCAACGATGATAGAGCGAAGAATTCAGAAACAAACAACACGTATCATTATCGAGCATATTCACCCATGTTAACTGATGAAGATGATTTAGTGGGGATAGAAGTGAACAAATCTAAGTTGCTTTCATGGCTGACTAATGCTGATACTTGCAGGAAGATGACAACAATTGCAGTGTGGGGAATGGGCGGTCATGGAAAAACTACTCTTGTCGCAAATGTCTATCGCAATGATGCTGTGAAGAGTCACTTTGATTGTCAGGTATGGATTACAGTCTCACAAACTTATGGAGTGGAAGAACTCCTAAAATCAATGATCCAAGAAATCTTTAAGGGAAAAAAGGAGCCTGTCCCAAATGGTGTCACTACCATGCAACAATTAGAGTTATTTGACATCATCAAAGAAAGTTTGCAGCGAAAGAAATATATTATTGTGTTAGATGATGTTTGGCATGTAGACTTGTGGACTGATATTAGTCATCTTTTTGTTGATACCAACAATGGAAGTAGACTAATTGTTACAACTAGAATGCTTGAAGTAGCAAGGATGGCAAACGATGAACATATCATGAAACTGCAACAACTTGATGAAAAAGATGCATGGATTTTGTTTTGCTAA